One genomic segment of Nitrospirota bacterium includes these proteins:
- a CDS encoding thioredoxin domain-containing protein, translating to MIFKKLLVTLLFLVMLPFSAYAVDSSSIKGAYTQLPESKFTFDGEKVEVVEFLSFYCAHCYEFEKSVPVIKGNFPKKIKWKIVPVFWGKGSPKPGEAYLLAEESGKGEQMKKALFDSFFLEKKEIGDVEVLENIGTQLGLGFDFSRRLRAGEKAKDIGEALIMMKTYNIEETPTLIIAGNLKVSPSMAGPNVDAFRENVITIIKSILKGH from the coding sequence ATGATTTTCAAAAAGTTATTGGTAACATTACTATTTTTAGTCATGCTGCCATTCTCTGCATACGCGGTTGACAGTTCATCAATTAAGGGCGCATACACCCAATTGCCGGAAAGTAAATTTACATTCGACGGGGAAAAGGTTGAGGTGGTTGAATTTCTCAGCTTCTATTGCGCGCACTGCTATGAATTTGAAAAATCTGTCCCGGTCATAAAAGGGAATTTTCCTAAAAAGATCAAATGGAAGATCGTCCCGGTCTTCTGGGGCAAGGGTTCTCCGAAACCCGGAGAGGCTTACCTGCTTGCCGAGGAGTCCGGCAAGGGCGAACAGATGAAGAAGGCGCTCTTCGACTCCTTTTTTCTTGAGAAGAAAGAAATCGGCGACGTTGAGGTCCTGGAAAACATAGGCACGCAGCTTGGGCTCGGTTTTGATTTCAGCCGCAGGCTGAGGGCGGGAGAAAAGGCCAAAGATATCGGCGAGGCGTTAATAATGATGAAGACTTACAATATCGAGGAAACACCCACATTGATAATTGCCGGCAACCTTAAGGTAAGCCCGAGCATGGCCGGACCCAATGTGGACGCCTTCAGAGAAAATGTGATTACAATAATAAAGAGTATTTTGAAAGGTCATTAG
- a CDS encoding helix-turn-helix transcriptional regulator, whose product MPPKKKQDVCQVKTIDKKKVRAVKKVMLTDNEAGKLSETFNVLADPTRTKIIHALSEEELCVCDIASILGISISAVSHQLRTLRNMRLVKFRKEARIVYYSLVDAHIKTLFNQGLRHVRE is encoded by the coding sequence ATGCCGCCTAAAAAGAAGCAGGATGTCTGCCAGGTAAAAACCATAGACAAAAAGAAGGTCAGGGCCGTTAAGAAGGTGATGCTTACCGACAATGAAGCGGGTAAGCTGTCGGAGACGTTTAATGTTCTGGCAGACCCCACCCGCACAAAAATAATACATGCCCTTTCAGAGGAAGAGCTTTGCGTATGCGATATTGCAAGCATACTCGGCATCAGCATCTCAGCGGTTTCGCACCAACTGAGGACCCTGAGGAACATGCGTCTGGTAAAATTCAGGAAAGAGGCCAGGATAGTTTACTACTCGCTGGTTGACGCGCACATTAAGACATTGTTCAACCAGGGGTTAAGACACGTAAGAGAATAG